CCTCCCCCATCCGCCGGCTCTCCGACACGATCAACCACTGGATCGTCCACGAGAACGACGTGCCCGAGACCCTCGTCGAGCTCTGCGACCGCGCCAGCGACAAACAGAAGGACGGGGAGACGGCGGAGCGGCTCTACAAGCAGTTCCTCGAAGAGCAGGGGCTCGACCCCTACGCCGTCAACAACCGCGGCGTGGAGGTCGTCGAAGACCCCGAAGAAGCGAAACACGGGGCGTGAGGCGGGGGATATAGGCCGCTGTGGCCACAAAGGTTGGTATGGACGCCCACGAACACGACGACGCGGACGGACGCGCGGCAGACCCGATCGAACCGACCGGCGACCCCGAGCGCGACGCCGAGCGCGCGGCGACGGTCGGCGGCTTCACCGGGGCGGTCCTCGGTGCCCGGGGCGGACCGATCGGGGCCAGCATCGGCGCGTTCCTCGGCGGCTCGACCGGCTACGCGGTCGGCTACGCCCTGAGCGAACTGGAGGCGGCCGCCGACGAGGCCGCCGATCGCCGCGACGAGATCGACGGCCGGGCGGCCGAAGGGAGTGAGGCCGACGACGGGCCGATAACGATCGAGGTCGAATCCGAGAGCGACGACCGCGCGGGCGGCGGGGACGCGGACGAGACCGACGAGCACGCGGGCGGCGAGGAAGTAGACGGGGCCGGCGAACACGTGAACGACGACCACGCGGACGGAACTGCGGACGCGGACGACGAGGCGTAGTCGGTCGCTCCGTGCGTGCGGGACCCGAGGCGCGACCGACCGGTACCGGTCAGCCGACGGGTGCCGGGCCGACTAGATCGAGGAGGTGTACAGCAGCATGCCGACGGCGACGATCGAGACGAGCAGGATCCACCCGACCATGATGGCCCCCATCTGGCGGTGCGTGAGGTTCTGCCCCTCAAGGAACTCGGAAATGCCCATGTTCGGCTCAACTGACTCGTGATATATAAGCGGCGTGGGTCTATCGAGGAACCCGAAAAACGCCGTTTACAGTCGTTCAGAACGGGTATTCGGTGAGAAAATGGGAGATCCGGGGGGACTCACCGGGATCCAGCGAACCTCAACGAACGGGAGACGACGGAACGACTGATCGAGCGGAGTGAGCGAAGAAGTGGACTCGCGGGGATTTGAACCCCGGGCCTCTTCCTTGCGAAGGAAGCGATCTGCCACTGATCTACGAGCCCTCATCACGAGACAATCCCTGTTCGTATTTGTACCTTACCTTTCGACGACCCGTGCGAGAGTGGCTCTCACCCGTGGACCGAACCGGTTCGGGAGACCGTCCGAAACGCCGCGAGGCCGGCCGGCACCGACGGGATTACGTGTACGGCGGAAGTACGTGTACGTCAGGCGGTTGCTGGGCGTTTCGGGAACCAATTAACACTTCTGAGACGCATCCCATATTCGTTACCCTTTTGCCCGCGGACGACCGACCGTGAGGTATGTCAGACGCGACGGCGACCGACGCGGACACCGACGTGGACCCGGCCGCGCTCGCGGCCCTCAAACACGTCGGGCTCGTCGGCGGCCTCTCCGAGACGAAGGTGTCGTGCGCGGCGCTCGGCGACCGGCTCGACGCCTCCACGCAGACCGCTTCCCGACGCCTCCAGACGCTCGAATCCGCGGGCTACGTCGATCGCGACGTGGTCAGCGACGGGCAGTGGGTCCGGGTGACGGACGCGGGCGAGGCCGCGCTCCGGGCGGAGTACGCCGACTACCGCCGGCTGTTCGAGTCGGACGTCGAACTCGCTCTCCGCGGCGCGATCACCGGCGGGATGGGCGAGGGACGCCACTACATCACGCTGCCGGGGTACGCCGAGCAGTTCCGCGAGCGACTCGGCTACGACCCGTTCCCGGGCACGCTCAACGTGAACCTCACGGAGGAGAGCGTCCGCCGCCGCGGCGAGATGGCCGGCATCGACGCCGTCCCCATCGACGCGTGGGAGGGCGAGGACCGCACCTACGGGGCCGCCACCTGCTACGGGGTCACCCTCGTCGCGGGCGACGAGCGCTACGAGGCGGTCCACGCCATCGTCCCCGACCGCACCCACCACGACGACGACCAGCTCGAACTGATCGCGCCGGACCGCCTGCGCGACGCGCTCGACCTCGCTGACGGCGACAGCGTGGAGGTCCGCGTCGAGCCGACGAGCCGGGCGGACGAGCCGGAGTCGAGCGCGGTCGAGACGGAGGCCGCCTGATGCGGGCCGACGTCGACGCCGACCCCGAGGCGAGCGGGGGCGCGGCGGAGTCCGACGCCGCCGACGCCGCGGGCGAGACCGACCGGGTCGAGCGCGCGCTCGACGCCTTCCGCGCCGGCGACCCCGTCTGCGTCCACGACTTCGCGGACCGCGAGGGCGAGACGGACATCGTCTACCCGGCCGCCGCGGTCGACGAGGCCGCGGTCGCGCACATGCGCAACGACGCCGGCGGACTGATCTGCGTGGCCGTGAGCGACGCGGTCGGCGACGCGTTCGACCTGCCGTTCCTCGCGGACGCGCTCGACCACCCCGCGGTCGACGACGACCCCGACTACGACGACCGCTCCTCGTTCTCGCTGCCGGTGAACCACCGCGACACGTTCACCGGGATCACCGACGCGGACCGCGCGCTGACCATCGTCGAGGTGGCGAAGGCGGCCGCCCGGGTCAGCGAGGACCCGACCGGCTACGGTCCGGAGGACTTCGCCGCGGAGTTCCGCGCGCCCGGCCACGTCCACGTGCTCCGGGGCGACCGCGACGGTCTCGCCGGGCGGACCGGCCACACCGAACTCGGCCTCGCGATGGCCGAGGCCGTGGGGACCGCGCCCGCCGCCGTGGTCTGTGAAATGCTCGACGACGAGACCGGCGACGCGCTCTCGCCCGCGGACGCCGCGGCCTACGCGACCCGGCGCGACATCCCCTACGTCGAGGGCGCGGCCCTCGTCGAGGCGCTGCGCTGACGGCGGGGAAACGCCACGCGGCCGACCGATTTCCGCCACGAAATCATCCCTGACCAGCCGGTCCGGCGCGCGCCTCCGAGGCCGCACCGCGGCCGAGGAGTGCGTGCGAGGGAGTCGCTGGCGGCCAGAGCGGAGCGACGGCCGCCAGCGACGAGGCTGGGGAGGCGTGAGGTGCTGTGCGGTGCTGGGTGGGACTCAAAGGGGCAGCCGCGAGGCCGTCGTAGGCGATGTAAGCACCACAGGGAGCGAGTGAAGCGAGCGACCGAGGAGCGCAGCGAGCGTACGACGGCCTCGCGGCTGGGGCTTTGGCGGTGTTCACCGTCGATCCCTCAGCGGAGTCTGACTCGCCCCCTCGCGGCAGTCCCCGGCCGGTTGTTACAGTTTTAAGCCCGCCGACCGCAACGTCGTACTATGGGATTCGACGAGATGGACGTCGACACGATCTGGAAGAACGGGGAGTTCCTCGACTGGGAGGACGCGACGACGCACGTCCTCACCCACGCGCTTCACTACGGGAGCGGCGTGTTCGAGGGCGTCCGCTGTTACGACACCGAGCGGGGCCCCGCCGTCTTCCGCTGGGACGAACACCTCGACCGGCTGTTCGACTCCGCGAAGATGTACGACATGGACATCGAGCACTCCCGCGAGGAGATCACCGAGGCCACCCTCGAACTGCTCGACCGGCAGGATCTTGAGTCCTGTTACATCCGGCCGATCGCCTACTACGGGTACGACACGCTGGGGGTCTCGCCGAAGGACTGCCCGACCGACCTCGTCCTCGCGGCGTGGCCGTGGGGCGCGTACCTCGGCGAGGAGGCGCTCGAAGAGGGCGTCGACGTGATGGTCTCCTCGTGGCGGAAGCACGCCTCCTCGCAGGTCCCGACGAACGTGAAGACGACCGGCCTGTACGTCAACTCCATGCTCGCGGGCGAGGAGGCGCGCCGGAACGGCTACGTCGAGGCGATCGTCCTCAACAAGGAGGGCAACGTCGCGGAGGGGCCGGGCGAGAACATCTTCATGGTGAACGACGGGGAGATCTACACCACCGGCCCCGCGCAGTCCATCCTCGAAGGGATCACCCGCGACACCGTGATCACCCTCGCGGAGGAGCGCGGCTACGAGGTCCACGACGAGGCCGTCATCTCTCGGGGTCAGCTGTACACCGCCGACGAGCTGTTCTTCACCGGCTCCGCCGCGGAGGTCACCCCGATCCGCTCGGTCGACGACACCGAGATCGGCGCGGGCACCCGCGGGCCGGTGACCGAGGAGCTCCAGCAGGCCTTCTTCGATCTCGTCGAGCGGCGGACGGACGACCACGACGAGTGGTTCACGTACCTCTAAAATCGGACCGCTGACCGCGGACGCGGTCGCCGTCGGGCCGCGTCGGCCGCGCGAAACGGCTTCTCAGTTCTCGGTCGACCCGCTCCCGTCTGTCGCGGACTCGCCGCCGCCGGGCGTCCCGTCGGTCCGAACGTGTCCGTAGCCGTCGGGGGAACCGGTGCCGTCGCCCTCGGGGGGTTCCTCCTCGTGGACGGGGACCTGGTGGGCCGACTCCGCGAAGCCGGCGGAGAGGACGCGCGTCATCCCTTCTTCGACGGTCTCGCCGGTCTCCTCGATGCGCTCCGGTTCGACCTCGATGACGAAGCCGGTGGTGATGTTCGGCGCGGTCGGCATGAACAGGACGATCTTCCCGTCGCGGGTCTTCTTCCCGGTCCGGAAGGCGGTCATCCGGATCCCCGGCCACGTCTCGATGTACACCGGGCTCTGCAGCTCGTCGGTGCCGGAGATGGCCGTCTCGATGGCGAGCTTCGACGCGTTGTACACCACCCGGAGCGCGGGGATCCGGTTTATCGTGTCGTCCACGGCCGACTCCGCCAACCGGCCGAGCGTCGTCCGCATGAAGTACCCGACCGCGAGCACGACGGTCGCGAACACCGCGAACGCGATGACGACCCGGGAGACGGGCTCTAAGGGGGCCGGAATGATGTTGGGCTGGAGGCCGGCGATGAGCGGGATCGACGCGATGTACTGGTAGATCCACCGGAGGACGAGGAGTAAAACGAGGAGCGGGGCCAGCACGATGAGGCCGCTGGCGAAGTCGCGTTTCCACGTGGACATCTATCGGATCGGTATGCGTGGGCAATCCTTAAGAGGGCTTCCACGCGGCGGCCGAGGCGGAAGCGCACCCCCGAAGACGGGGGGAGCGGGACCGGAGACGCGGACCGTCGGCTACCGTCCCAGCACCGCCCGCGCCGCGAACGTCAGGTTCTCCTTGCGCTCGCGGACCCGCCGGTAGAAGTACGAGAGCCACTTGTCGCCGTACGGCGCGTACTGGTACACGTCGACGCCCTGCGCGGCGAGGTCGCGCTGCGCGTCCTCGCGGACGCCCATCAGCATCTGGACCTCGTACTCCGTCCCGTGTTCGCGCGCGAGACGGTCCGCGAGCGAGATCATCTCGGGGTCGTGGCTGCCGACCGCGACGCCGCGGTCGCGGCGCTCGAAGAGGAGTCGGAGGTCGTCGCGGTACGCCGCGTCGACGTCCGCCTTGTCGGTGTAGGCGATCGACGAGCCCTCGTCGTACGCGCCCTTCACCAGCCGGAGCTTGCCGGGCACGTCGACGAGGCGGTCGAGGTCGTCGGCGGTGCGTTTCAGGTTCGACTGGACGCACTGCCCGACGCTCCACGGGTAGTCCGCGGCGATGGACTCGAAGGCGTCGAGCGTGGCGTCGGTGGTGTCGGCGTCCTCCATGTCGCACCAGACGAACGCGTCGAGTTCGTCGGCGCGGGCGACGATCTCGCGGTAGTGCTCCTCGAACAGGTCGGCCGAGACGTCCATCCCGATCTGTGACGGCTTCACCGAGACGCAGGCGTCGAGGCCGCT
This genomic stretch from Halorubrum hochsteinianum harbors:
- a CDS encoding DUF120 domain-containing protein gives rise to the protein MSDATATDADTDVDPAALAALKHVGLVGGLSETKVSCAALGDRLDASTQTASRRLQTLESAGYVDRDVVSDGQWVRVTDAGEAALRAEYADYRRLFESDVELALRGAITGGMGEGRHYITLPGYAEQFRERLGYDPFPGTLNVNLTEESVRRRGEMAGIDAVPIDAWEGEDRTYGAATCYGVTLVAGDERYEAVHAIVPDRTHHDDDQLELIAPDRLRDALDLADGDSVEVRVEPTSRADEPESSAVETEAA
- the ribB gene encoding 3,4-dihydroxy-2-butanone-4-phosphate synthase, which translates into the protein MRADVDADPEASGGAAESDAADAAGETDRVERALDAFRAGDPVCVHDFADREGETDIVYPAAAVDEAAVAHMRNDAGGLICVAVSDAVGDAFDLPFLADALDHPAVDDDPDYDDRSSFSLPVNHRDTFTGITDADRALTIVEVAKAAARVSEDPTGYGPEDFAAEFRAPGHVHVLRGDRDGLAGRTGHTELGLAMAEAVGTAPAAVVCEMLDDETGDALSPADAAAYATRRDIPYVEGAALVEALR
- a CDS encoding branched-chain amino acid transaminase, whose product is MGFDEMDVDTIWKNGEFLDWEDATTHVLTHALHYGSGVFEGVRCYDTERGPAVFRWDEHLDRLFDSAKMYDMDIEHSREEITEATLELLDRQDLESCYIRPIAYYGYDTLGVSPKDCPTDLVLAAWPWGAYLGEEALEEGVDVMVSSWRKHASSQVPTNVKTTGLYVNSMLAGEEARRNGYVEAIVLNKEGNVAEGPGENIFMVNDGEIYTTGPAQSILEGITRDTVITLAEERGYEVHDEAVISRGQLYTADELFFTGSAAEVTPIRSVDDTEIGAGTRGPVTEELQQAFFDLVERRTDDHDEWFTYL
- a CDS encoding DUF502 domain-containing protein; its protein translation is MSTWKRDFASGLIVLAPLLVLLLVLRWIYQYIASIPLIAGLQPNIIPAPLEPVSRVVIAFAVFATVVLAVGYFMRTTLGRLAESAVDDTINRIPALRVVYNASKLAIETAISGTDELQSPVYIETWPGIRMTAFRTGKKTRDGKIVLFMPTAPNITTGFVIEVEPERIEETGETVEEGMTRVLSAGFAESAHQVPVHEEEPPEGDGTGSPDGYGHVRTDGTPGGGESATDGSGSTEN
- a CDS encoding proline dehydrogenase family protein, with the protein product MIPPIARRFVAGESVPAALDHARAANEDDIAVILNLLGEHYDDRADARADTDAYLALLDDIADSGLDACVSVKPSQIGMDVSADLFEEHYREIVARADELDAFVWCDMEDADTTDATLDAFESIAADYPWSVGQCVQSNLKRTADDLDRLVDVPGKLRLVKGAYDEGSSIAYTDKADVDAAYRDDLRLLFERRDRGVAVGSHDPEMISLADRLAREHGTEYEVQMLMGVREDAQRDLAAQGVDVYQYAPYGDKWLSYFYRRVRERKENLTFAARAVLGR